The Chlamydia trachomatis A/HAR-13 nucleotide sequence TCCAACAAATGTTTCAAAGCGGAGCTCGGTAATGCTGGATTCTTGGATGAAGAGAGATAACTAATATGGAGCTGGTGTTTTGTAGAAACGATAGTCTGTAGAAAATGTAAGTTATCCTCATCTTCAGTGGAGGAAAATAGAAAATCTTCCTGAATGAGAGAAGGATCAATAAGAAAACTGGTATCGAGTGAGTGATCTTTTTTGTTTGCTCCAAGAATAAAAGTATACCCTTTAGGAATTAAACTGAGACTATTTAAGGACCCTATAAAGGGCCCAGGTTGATTGTATAGTTGGCTATGACCAGGAATGTGTGAGAGGAAGTCTAAGCAAAACTCAATGAAAATGGTTAAAGAGCAAGAAGAGCGTACAAAGGGTTGTAGTGTTTTTGATAAAGAAACCAACAAAGCATGCTCTTCTGTAGAGAGGAAGAAAATATTTTCTAAAGTAGAAAAGATAAGACGAGAGTGCTCTTCGTAGGTTTTATCTTTAGATTCTATGTAACTGGCTGTGACTTGTTGTAGTGTGTGAAGAAGAGGAACGACAACTTCCCATGTCTCAGCTTCATTAACGCTACCAGTATCATCAATAAACGGATATTCATCCAAAATACGATGGATGAGTTGAGTAAGAGGAGAGTCTTTTTGTGATAAGGATTTCCAATAGTGCGTAAGTTTATGGGTAAGGAAGCCCATTTTTGTAGTCTCTAAGGGGGAGAGAAGATCAGGATGAGAAAGGATACGAAGTAGGTCGTTCAGAGAGCCTTTAGAGAATAGAAAGGTCACTACTAACAAGAGCTTGTTTTTTAGTGTGCGGGTTTGTGTCTTCTCAGTTTTTGTTAAATATAAAGGAAGATGAGGTTCAAAGATCCCTCTTAACAAGGTTTCGTATTTAGAAAGATTAGAAGAGAGAATAAAGATTTCCTGAGCAGGAACTCCAGAATGGAGAAGCTGAGAAACAAGCGAAAATAATTGATGGACTTCTCGGGATGCGGAAGGAGCTTGTCGTACAAAAATAGTTTGTGGTGAATTAGAGAACAGCTTTTGGTCTATAGGTTGTAAATGGAAAAAACTGTCTTTTACAATGTGTAAAGAAGAAAGTTTTTCGTAGGGTTGAAACAGTTCTTCATAGGGAACGCTACAATCTAAAAAAAAGTTTTGTAGTGATTGCGATTTGTGAGCAAGGTTAGCAAGTAATGCTAACCGATCCGTTAATACATATTTCTCCCAGGTTTCTTGCTGCGGTTCTGGGATTCTCGGGGAAAGTGCTGCCATCGCTTTATCAGACAAAAGATCCCCGAAATAGGCTGCACTAGGAGAAAAACAGTAAAAGTGCACAGGGAAATATTTTCCTAAAGCAACAAAGAAGGAGGCTACATGTTGGGGAAGTTGTGGATACCCAAAAATATGCAGAGAACAAGGATATTCCAGAGGATGATCCAGAATCGAAGAAAAAATGGTTTCTAATGGAGTATAGGAGTCTTTAAGTTGTGCAAATAAATTTTTGTAGTAAGGATTGTTGGTCGAAGGCTCCTGAGAAAACGTGTAAAACTTTTTGAAAATAGAAGAAAGTTTTTGTAGATGGGAATAAGAAACCTCGGAAGAAGAGTTGAAAGAAGATTCTTTTAACAGGTTATAAATGGTTAGAGGGAGGGTAATGTGATCGGGGGTAGAGAGGTCGACGAGACGCGTCCCCGTAAATAAGTATTTGACAAAAGCGTCAAAAGAGGCAAAAATATGTGTCCCCATGAAGATGTGATTGGATGAAGCCTTTACCAATTCTCTTCGTAGCCAGTGATCTGTGTCTGAGCTCGGCACCAGAATCCATCGTTTTGTCATGGGAGTTTGGTTGATAGAGAACAGATCTTGAGCAAGTTTAGCCAGCAAGACTTCGGGATAGTTGCTAAACGTTGCTTGGCTGTGAGATAGTTCATTCATCGGTTTACATTCATGGGTATTATTGCGAGGAAACGATCTTTCCGTGCATTGGTCGTTACACATTTTCTTACAATTATAAATGACAATCTCTATAAGTTTCTTTTAGTTTTTTCCTTGTTAGAGGGAAAAACCTTAGAAGAAAATGCTAAAATTCTGTCTTTAGTTAGTTTCTTTTTTGCTCTCCCGTACATTTTGTTGGCTCCCTTTTCAGGTAGTTTGGCAGATAGGTTTCAAAAGAGAAATATTATTTTATTCACTCGGGTCATCGAAATCTTTTGTGCTATTCTAGGAGTATATTTCTTCCACATCCATTCCGTTGTAGGAGGGTATTTTGTCTTAGTATTGATGGCTTGCCATTCTGCTATTTTCGGCCCTGCAAAAATGGGAATATTACCAGAGATGCTGCCTATTGAGGAGCTATCCAAAGCAAATGGAGCAATGACAGCAGCTACCTATTCTAGCAGTATTTTAGGGTCTTGTCTAGCTCCTCTTATGGTGGATTTAACGAAAGATTTTGTCACAAATAGTTACGAGTTATCGGCCTGTTTCTGTGTAGTCTCTTCTGTTTTAAGTTTATTTATTGCGTTAGGCATTCGTGCAAGTAATGTAAAAAATAAAGGACAGAAAATTGCTTATGTAAGCTTTAGAAATCTTTGGAAGGTCTTTCAAGAGACGCGTAATATTGCTTATCTGATGATTTCCGTATTCCTTGTTGCCTTCTTTCTTTTTGTTGGGGCCTACGTCCAATTACAAATCATTCCTTTTGTAGAATTTACTTTAGGATACTCCAAACATTATGGAGCGTATCTATTTCCTATTGTAGCAGTAGGTATGGGTGTCGGCTCTTACATGGCAGGATGGATTTCTGGAAAGGATATCAAATTAGGGTTTTCTCCATTAGCAGCTATTGGTGTAGGCCTTTCTATGATGGTCCTTTGCTTGCTGTCTTTTTCGATCACAGCTGTGCTTATTTTACTCTTTTGTTTAGGCCTTTTTGGAGGAATTTATCAGGTTCCTTTACATGCCTATATTCAATTCGTCAGCCCAGAACATAAAAGAGGCCAGGTATTAGCTCTCAATAATTTCTTAGATTTTTCAGGAGTTTTATTAGCTGCCGGATTTGTTAGATTATTAGGTTCTGGTTTGCGATTAACGCCCGATCAAAGCTTTTTATATATGGGCTCCTTAGTTGTTTGTTTTGCTATACTTTCGCTGTGGATGTTAAAAGAGCATGTGTATCGTCTTCTGCTTACTCGTGTTTTAAAGAGACAACTAGGGACCAGTTTCTCTTCTCCCAAGGCAGAAGAAGTCCGGTGCTTTTTTGTGCCCGCAACCTCCTATAAAGAGACGCGACGTATTTTAGCATTATTCCCTAAGACCGTAAGAAGCTGTGTGTTTATTTTAGATAAAGCTCTGCAACCAGGATGGACTTCTTATTTAATACCGCATTGTGTGCCTACTATTTTCTCTTATGGCGTGGAAGGGCAGGCTTTTGCGCAATGGATCGATCGGCAGGTGGTAGAGGTTAAGGCGTTGTTGAAGAGACAACCCTCTTTAGGCGTTGTATGTCTTGGGAATCAAGCGCAGAGTCAGTTCTTCTTTTCTCAGTTGCAAGCCTCAGGATTGGCTGTGCAATCGGGGACGTTAGTTCAAGATTCTGAACTGAAATATTCCTTGCATTTAGCGAACTAGAAAGAGTGTGGTGCGGTGATTAGGTGAAGTAACTTTGATAGATTTGCCTCCAGCGCACACTTTTCAGCTTTTCTTTCCTAGCGAAGTCTTCTATCACAGCTAAGGGCTGTGTAGCAAATAGGCGAATTTCTCTATCTGTTAAGCGTAGTAAGACCCAGAGAGGTTCTATACCTAAAAGTTTTCGAATTTTTTTCTTTGCTTTACGAAATAGGATTTGTGTTCGGAATAAGCGAAAAAAAAAGAACATATTAGGAGCAAGAATACAAGAAAGGCTTATCCAAGGAAACCAAGGGAATAAAAACGCTCCAAATAAAACGAAAAACAGAAAGAAATGCGTTTCTTCTGCTGATCGGAACAGGGGACCAAAAAAGCGTCTCCAAAAGTGTTTAGAAGTGCTGTATGCCAAGACCTCTTCAAAGATCGGTTCATAAAATTTCATACGCACAGCATGAACAGCTTCGTGAGACAGCACTTCTTCTTTGGAAAAAAAACCAAACCAGAAAGAAGCTTTTTGAAAACGTTTGCGTAGTTGAATCGATACTCTGTTATCGGTGATCCATGTACATCCTGCTTCCCAGGCATCTAAACTTTCATTAGAGTACACAACCTCTAAAAAAGAAGGGTTCACATCGAAGAGTTTCTGTAATTCTATGGGAAAAGGGGTGGGATGTACAGGAGCTTCTGCTAATGTCCTTTCTACCCGAAGAAAAAAAGCTTGTTTTTCTTCTTCAGGGCCAGCAAGGAATCCTTCTTTGTTTAATTGTAATAAATCATCGTAAGGATCCGAAGAGGGGGGAGAAGAAAGAAATTCAAGTGTATTCAAGGCTGCTCTCAAAAATGTTGGTCTACAATAGGAGAAAGGCTCCGGATCTGTCTTTGAAGAGATGAGTTTCGAGACTTCACCATACGTAAGTACAGGTTTTTTGCCAAAGAATAGCGGTGTGCCAATAGGTTGATGAGGGAAAGATCTTGGATAACACGAAGAGTTTACGTAATTTGTGGGATAAATAGAGCAAATGTCCTTGACATTTTCCTCAGACCCAATATCATTGGGTCCCGGGAAAACTCATCGTCCTGCAAATTCTTGCTTTAGCAGGCAGGTTTTGTATGACACAAAGTCTTTCACATATAAGCTCTTTTGAGAGCTTTCTTGGAAAGCTTGAAGAGGTTTTCTCGCAGTTCTTCTGTCAATTTTTATCGGCGGATAGGTTAACACCCCGTTTAAAGTCCCTGACAAGGCTTCTCGTTAAGGCTTTACGATATAGGATCGTGTAATTAAAGTTTTGGGAAGAAGCTGAGTTTTCTTATGTTGCTATTCCACAAGCGCGCTTCTTCCGCTCTTCGGAAGAGAAGAGCGGCCTAGCTCATCAATGCGAATAGCACCTGGGCTCTGCTTCGGATAGTATGTCTTGAAGTATTGAGAACTCTTTTTGCTTACGAATTATAGGATACTTCTGCTTCGTTCAGGAAGTCCTCAAAGAAAACGGCTCATAGGGAAAGAAACAACATTCTTCTCAATGTTTGCTGCTGTTTCATTAAACAAAAAGTGGGTGTGAAGAACCGTAATTTTTTAAAAAAGAGTCATTAGAGAAAAAGCGTCCTCTGGAAGGGAATAAAAATCATAAAAGTTAAATGAAGAGGGACTAATATAATCGTATAAGAAAAAGGTTTTTTTTTTAAAAAAAAGCTTTTGTGCGAGAGACTAAGATCCCGCTTATTGGCATTGTGTATGAAAAAATCCTTAATCATCGTTGAATCCCCAGCCAAGATTAAAACTTTGCGTAAGTTGTTAGGAGAAGGGTTTATTTTTGACTCTTCCTTGGGGCATATTGTTGATCTTCCTGCAAAAGGGTTTGGTATTGATATTGAAAATGGATTTGTTCCGGACTACCAAATTTTAGAAGGGAAGAAAGAGGTTATTCGGAAAATTTGCGCCGAAGCGAAAAAATGTGATGTAGTTTATCTCGCTCCCGATCCAGACCGAGAAGGAGAGGCTATAGCATGGCATATCGCGAATCAGCTGCCTAAGGATACTAAAATTCAACGTATTTCATTCAATGCCATTACTAAAGGAGCTGTTACCGAAGCTTTGAAGCATCCTAGGGAAATTGATATGGCGTTGGTCAATGCACAGCAGGCACGACGCTTTCTAGATCGCATTGTGGGATACAAGATCTCTCCGATCCTAGGTCGCAAGCTGCAACGTTGGTCTGGGGTTTCTGCAGGAAGAGTGCAGTCTGTAGCTCTTAAATTAGTAGTAGATCGGGAATATGCTATAGAACGATTTGTTCCCGTCGAATTTTGGAATATCCGAGTGCATCTTAAAGATCCTCAAACCCAAAAGACATTCTGGGCTCATTTGCATTCCGTGAATGGGAAGAAATGGGAAAAAGAAATTCCTGAAGGGAAGACTTCTGATGAAGTGATTTTAATTGATTCTAAAGAGAAGGCAGATGAGATTGTCGCTCTATTAGAATCAGCTACATATGTTGTAGATCGTGTAGAGTCTAAAGAGAAAAAACGTCACGCCTATCCTCCGTTTATTACTTCTACGTTGCAGCAAGAAGCTAGTCGTCATTACCGCTTTTCCTCTTCCAGAACGATGAACA carries:
- a CDS encoding exodeoxyribonuclease V subunit gamma; the encoded protein is MNELSHSQATFSNYPEVLLAKLAQDLFSINQTPMTKRWILVPSSDTDHWLRRELVKASSNHIFMGTHIFASFDAFVKYLFTGTRLVDLSTPDHITLPLTIYNLLKESSFNSSSEVSYSHLQKLSSIFKKFYTFSQEPSTNNPYYKNLFAQLKDSYTPLETIFSSILDHPLEYPCSLHIFGYPQLPQHVASFFVALGKYFPVHFYCFSPSAAYFGDLLSDKAMAALSPRIPEPQQETWEKYVLTDRLALLANLAHKSQSLQNFFLDCSVPYEELFQPYEKLSSLHIVKDSFFHLQPIDQKLFSNSPQTIFVRQAPSASREVHQLFSLVSQLLHSGVPAQEIFILSSNLSKYETLLRGIFEPHLPLYLTKTEKTQTRTLKNKLLLVVTFLFSKGSLNDLLRILSHPDLLSPLETTKMGFLTHKLTHYWKSLSQKDSPLTQLIHRILDEYPFIDDTGSVNEAETWEVVVPLLHTLQQVTASYIESKDKTYEEHSRLIFSTLENIFFLSTEEHALLVSLSKTLQPFVRSSCSLTIFIEFCLDFLSHIPGHSQLYNQPGPFIGSLNSLSLIPKGYTFILGANKKDHSLDTSFLIDPSLIQEDFLFSSTEDEDNLHFLQTIVSTKHQLHISYLSSSKNPALPSSALKHLLDAVPIQEEHLSGKLYAKKNFSSEPLHQSYQVYYRMAQVSPLQNKAPSLFKSDTTKTLPSHLSLQHLIKAFKDPLNFFLSTQHGFSFHPKALFSKSEKVFPSPHDAKAFWNHLLSSKTPLPTTNYLSAFTESLYTDVQDSVSKRLETLQKDPATTPFSVVFSDQLFHDPLHPNDQQVSPLLLSLPLKNIHLQGTIHGVCSKGVYLFSMHPGEAFKKTQKTHGFPKDAFELESYLESYLSLALLQASHLLPKEATILRVTPHDIEPILPPFSSPESYLIRAIHLYELLQNQAIPLPSAQAWEYIKKTDSASQCIKKLLDSEEDPLTSSFWWFHNRDTEEICSRLSNDVLSQLLSLFINQDSQQN
- a CDS encoding MFS transporter, producing MGIIARKRSFRALVVTHFLTIINDNLYKFLLVFSLLEGKTLEENAKILSLVSFFFALPYILLAPFSGSLADRFQKRNIILFTRVIEIFCAILGVYFFHIHSVVGGYFVLVLMACHSAIFGPAKMGILPEMLPIEELSKANGAMTAATYSSSILGSCLAPLMVDLTKDFVTNSYELSACFCVVSSVLSLFIALGIRASNVKNKGQKIAYVSFRNLWKVFQETRNIAYLMISVFLVAFFLFVGAYVQLQIIPFVEFTLGYSKHYGAYLFPIVAVGMGVGSYMAGWISGKDIKLGFSPLAAIGVGLSMMVLCLLSFSITAVLILLFCLGLFGGIYQVPLHAYIQFVSPEHKRGQVLALNNFLDFSGVLLAAGFVRLLGSGLRLTPDQSFLYMGSLVVCFAILSLWMLKEHVYRLLLTRVLKRQLGTSFSSPKAEEVRCFFVPATSYKETRRILALFPKTVRSCVFILDKALQPGWTSYLIPHCVPTIFSYGVEGQAFAQWIDRQVVEVKALLKRQPSLGVVCLGNQAQSQFFFSQLQASGLAVQSGTLVQDSELKYSLHLAN